In Phacochoerus africanus isolate WHEZ1 chromosome 16, ROS_Pafr_v1, whole genome shotgun sequence, one genomic interval encodes:
- the PTN gene encoding pleiotrophin isoform X2, translating into MQTPQYLQQRRKFAAAFLAFIFLLAVVDTAEAGKKEKPEKKVKKSDCGEWQWSVCVPTSGDCGLGTREGTRTGAECKQTMKTQRCKIPCNWKKQFGAECKYQFQAWGECDLNTALKTRTGSLKRALHNADCQKTVTISKPCGKVTKPKPQESKKKKKEGKKQEKMLD; encoded by the exons ATGCAGACCCCACAGTACCTGCAGCAGCGTCGAAAATTTGCAGCTGCCTTCTTggcattcattttccttttggcAGTTGTGGATACCGctgaagcaggaaagaaagagaaaccag aaaaaaaggtgaagaagTCTGACTGTGGAGAATGGcagtggagtgtgtgtgtgcccacCAGTGGGGACTGTGGGCTGGGCACCCGGGAGGGCACCCGGACTGGAGCTGAGTGTAAACAAACCATGAAGACCCAGAGATGTAAGATCCCGTGCAACTGGAAAAAGCAGTTTGGAG CGGAGTGCAAATACCAGTTCCAGGCCTGGGGCGAATGTGACCTGAACACGGCCTTGAAGACCAGAACCGGAAGCCTGAAGCGAGCTCTCCACAACGCCGACTGCCAGAAGACAGTCACCATCTCCAAGCCCTGTGGCAAAGTGACCAAGCCCAAACCTCAAG aatctaagaagaagaaaaaggaaggcaagAAACAGGAGAAGATGCTGGACTAA
- the PTN gene encoding pleiotrophin isoform X1 yields the protein MQTPQYLQQRRKFAAAFLAFIFLLAVVDTAEAGKKEKPEKKVKKSDCGEWQWSVCVPTSGDCGLGTREGTRTGAECKQTMKTQRCKIPCNWKKQFGAECKYQFQAWGECDLNTALKTRTGSLKRALHNADCQKTVTISKPCGKVTKPKPQAESKKKKKEGKKQEKMLD from the exons ATGCAGACCCCACAGTACCTGCAGCAGCGTCGAAAATTTGCAGCTGCCTTCTTggcattcattttccttttggcAGTTGTGGATACCGctgaagcaggaaagaaagagaaaccag aaaaaaaggtgaagaagTCTGACTGTGGAGAATGGcagtggagtgtgtgtgtgcccacCAGTGGGGACTGTGGGCTGGGCACCCGGGAGGGCACCCGGACTGGAGCTGAGTGTAAACAAACCATGAAGACCCAGAGATGTAAGATCCCGTGCAACTGGAAAAAGCAGTTTGGAG CGGAGTGCAAATACCAGTTCCAGGCCTGGGGCGAATGTGACCTGAACACGGCCTTGAAGACCAGAACCGGAAGCCTGAAGCGAGCTCTCCACAACGCCGACTGCCAGAAGACAGTCACCATCTCCAAGCCCTGTGGCAAAGTGACCAAGCCCAAACCTCAAG CAGaatctaagaagaagaaaaaggaaggcaagAAACAGGAGAAGATGCTGGACTAA